A section of the Clostridium sp. TW13 genome encodes:
- a CDS encoding DNA-packaging protein, with protein MKWRTKPAKYENAKQMQKIIDKYFEECEENNEFPTVTGLAFALNMNRQDLINYENCLENGRLLSLDDSAKAEIVDAIKRAKKYIEMCYEQRLFANGNPAGTIFTLKNNYKWVDKSEVEQTNKTITVQLED; from the coding sequence ATGAAGTGGAGAACTAAACCAGCAAAATATGAAAATGCTAAACAAATGCAGAAAATTATTGATAAATACTTTGAAGAATGTGAAGAAAACAATGAATTTCCAACTGTTACTGGATTAGCATTTGCACTTAATATGAATAGGCAAGACTTAATAAACTATGAGAATTGCTTGGAAAATGGCAGATTATTAAGTTTAGATGATAGTGCGAAAGCTGAGATTGTGGACGCAATAAAAAGAGCTAAGAAATATATTGAGATGTGCTATGAACAAAGGCTGTTTGCTAATGGAAATCCTGCTGGAACTATATTTACCTTAAAAAATAATTATAAGTGGGTAGATAAATCAGAAGTAGAGCAAACCAATAAGACTATTACTGTACAATTAGAAGACTAA
- a CDS encoding DUF4236 domain-containing protein: MGLSFRKSIKLTKNTRINLSKTGGIGISSGVKGARISANEQGIRATGTKDGLQYRKNVGYNDVVNSESNFAGYNQYRKTFEYYRNNYGVHANFILMFLFWIPFLVGILIGQPEISVLGLIVLPFLLYSSYKVIIFKKFVKAGLNQDVEGTEKYLKQLSKYKKYKKLLIKLGFIEIQD, from the coding sequence ATGGGATTAAGTTTCAGGAAATCCATTAAGCTTACTAAAAATACTAGAATTAATTTAAGTAAAACTGGTGGTATTGGAATTAGCAGTGGAGTAAAAGGTGCTAGAATAAGTGCTAATGAACAAGGCATAAGAGCTACAGGAACTAAAGATGGATTACAGTATAGAAAAAATGTTGGATATAATGATGTAGTTAATAGTGAATCAAATTTTGCAGGATATAATCAGTATAGAAAAACTTTCGAATATTATAGAAATAATTATGGAGTACATGCTAATTTTATTTTAATGTTCCTATTTTGGATACCATTTTTAGTAGGGATTTTAATTGGACAACCAGAGATAAGCGTATTAGGCTTAATAGTATTACCATTCTTGCTTTATAGCAGTTATAAGGTTATTATATTTAAGAAGTTTGTTAAAGCAGGATTAAACCAAGATGTTGAGGGTACTGAAAAATATCTTAAACAATTAAGTAAATATAAAAAGTATAAAAAATTATTAATAAAATTAGGATTTATAGAAATTCAGGATTAG
- a CDS encoding PBSX family phage terminase large subunit, protein MFNEIYLPQLENYNTRFNVFYGGAGSGKSHFVFQKMILKYLKCENRKCLVVRKTQNSLKDSCFSLIKQILSDWKLYDQCKINKTDLTIELPNGSNFIFKGLDDSERLKSINGIDDIIVEECTEIDDFSFDQLCLRLRSKKPYNQVHVMFNPIDKSNWVYKRWFANGYNKKNTIVLHTTYKNNKFLPKEYIDNLLEMEKNNHAYYNIYALGEFATLDKLVYTNWKVDTFDYHTILKEVKYSKAIFSLDFGFTNDPTAFVCSVIDKVNKKIWIFDEFQEKGLLNDEIAAKIIQMGFRKEVIVCDSAEPKSIEELKRNGLDRVKGAVKGKDSIINGINLLQQYEIIVNAKCTYIIEELKNYTWAKDKSTGEYKNVPIDQYNHGLDALRYGISTEIGTKDNKLKTYDLRKLGL, encoded by the coding sequence ATGTTTAATGAAATTTATTTACCACAACTAGAAAACTATAATACTAGATTTAACGTGTTCTATGGGGGAGCAGGTTCTGGAAAGTCACATTTTGTATTTCAAAAAATGATTTTAAAATATCTCAAATGTGAAAATCGTAAATGTTTAGTAGTTAGAAAAACCCAGAATTCATTAAAGGATTCATGTTTTTCATTAATAAAGCAAATACTTTCAGATTGGAAGTTATATGACCAATGTAAAATAAATAAAACTGACCTTACAATTGAATTGCCTAATGGTAGTAACTTTATTTTTAAAGGGTTAGATGATAGCGAACGTTTAAAATCAATAAATGGAATTGATGATATTATCGTTGAAGAATGCACGGAAATAGATGATTTTTCTTTCGACCAACTTTGCTTACGTTTAAGAAGTAAGAAGCCATATAACCAAGTTCATGTTATGTTTAACCCAATTGACAAAAGTAATTGGGTTTACAAAAGATGGTTTGCTAATGGATATAATAAAAAGAATACAATAGTTTTACATACTACATATAAGAATAATAAATTTCTACCTAAAGAATACATAGACAACCTTTTGGAGATGGAGAAAAACAATCATGCATATTATAATATTTATGCCCTCGGAGAGTTCGCTACACTTGATAAACTTGTTTATACCAATTGGAAAGTAGATACCTTTGATTATCACACAATTCTTAAAGAAGTTAAGTATAGTAAGGCAATATTTTCTCTGGACTTCGGATTTACAAATGATCCAACTGCTTTTGTGTGTTCCGTAATTGATAAAGTGAATAAAAAGATATGGATATTTGATGAGTTTCAGGAGAAGGGTTTATTAAATGATGAAATAGCAGCTAAGATTATTCAAATGGGATTTAGAAAAGAAGTTATAGTCTGTGATAGTGCTGAACCTAAAAGTATTGAGGAATTAAAACGTAATGGATTAGATAGAGTTAAGGGAGCGGTAAAAGGTAAAGATAGTATTATTAATGGAATTAACTTATTACAGCAGTATGAAATTATAGTTAATGCTAAATGTACATATATAATTGAGGAATTAAAGAATTATACGTGGGCTAAGGACAAGTCTACTGGTGAATATAAGAATGTTCCGATTGACCAATATAACCACGGACTAGATGCTTTAAGATATGG
- a CDS encoding recombinase family protein, protein MIYGYCRVSSKGQLDNNSLEQQEKEILSKYESAKIFKEQYTGTTTHRPIFDKVIDQLKENDTLVVCKLDRLARNTVEGIDIVQKLFDRGVSVHVLNVGLLENTTMGKFFLTTLLAVAEMERNTIIERTQTGKAIAKTKEGFTEGRPIKHTKQQIEYALSLLSVNGGDMSYTKVEEVTGINKRTLARYKDRYIK, encoded by the coding sequence ATGATATATGGATATTGTAGAGTTAGTAGTAAAGGACAATTGGATAATAATAGTTTAGAACAGCAGGAAAAAGAAATATTAAGTAAATATGAAAGTGCTAAGATATTTAAAGAACAATATACAGGAACTACTACACATAGACCTATATTTGATAAGGTTATAGATCAACTAAAAGAGAATGATACTTTAGTTGTATGTAAACTAGATAGATTAGCAAGAAATACTGTTGAAGGAATAGATATTGTACAAAAACTATTTGATAGAGGTGTAAGTGTACACGTACTTAATGTAGGACTATTAGAGAATACTACAATGGGAAAATTCTTTTTAACTACATTGTTAGCAGTTGCTGAGATGGAGAGAAATACTATAATAGAACGTACTCAGACAGGTAAGGCTATTGCTAAGACTAAGGAAGGATTTACAGAAGGTAGACCAATTAAACATACCAAGCAACAGATAGAATATGCTTTGTCTTTACTATCAGTCAATGGTGGTGATATGAGTTATACAAAGGTAGAAGAAGTTACTGGGATAAACAAGAGAACACTAGCAAGATATAAAGATAGATATATTAAATAA
- a CDS encoding DUF1064 domain-containing protein, which translates to MKRIKKYIDDNGVSWDSKAEFQFFCYLQESKDKYNIKEIHRQVKYILQEPFTLCSKKIQAITYKSDFTLILEDGRIVIIDVKPPLKSIWDAKFIIKWKMMMNLHRDYIYKIISWKNKEVGWVEM; encoded by the coding sequence ATGAAAAGAATTAAAAAATACATAGATGATAATGGAGTGAGTTGGGATTCAAAAGCTGAATTTCAATTCTTTTGTTATCTTCAGGAAAGCAAAGATAAATATAATATTAAAGAAATACATAGACAAGTAAAATACATATTACAGGAGCCTTTTACATTATGTTCTAAAAAGATACAAGCTATCACATATAAATCAGATTTTACTTTAATTTTAGAAGATGGAAGAATAGTGATTATAGACGTTAAGCCACCATTAAAGAGTATTTGGGATGCGAAATTTATAATCAAGTGGAAAATGATGATGAACTTACATAGAGATTATATCTATAAGATAATATCTTGGAAAAATAAAGAGGTTGGTTGGGTAGAGATGTAA